Sequence from the Ochrobactrum vermis genome:
TGGCTGCCAATGAAGCCCGCGCCACCGGTTACGAGTATGTTCGGCCGGGTCATCTCGCCACCTCGAACAGCTCGCCTGAGGGTCTGGCCAGTTGGCGTTCGAAATATGCGATCGTCTGCTTCAGCCCTTCGACAAGTGCTATCTGTGGTTCCCAGCCAAGCTCGCGCTTTGCCAGCATGATGTCGGGACGCCGCTGGCGCGGATCGTCTGTGGGCAGCGGACGATAGACAATGCGCGACGCCGAACCGGTCAGCGCAATGATCTGCTCGGCCAGCTCACGGACGGTAAATTCCCCCGGATTGCCAAGATTGACGGGCTTCTGAAGCTGGCTGTTCATCAACCGGCTGAAACCTTCGATAAGATCATCGACATAGCAGAAAGACCGGGTCTGCGAGCCATCACCATAGATGGTTATCTCTTCGCCCTTGAGCGCCTGCACGATGAAGTTCGACACGACACGGCCATCGTCAGGCCGCATGCGCGGGCCATAGGTATTGAAGATGCGCACGATACGGATATCGACGCCATACTGCTTGTGAAAATCGTAAAACAGCGTTTCGGCCGAACGCTTGCCTTCATCATAGCATGAGCGGGGACCGAAGGAGTTTACATTGCCCCAATAGGCTTCCGGTTGCGGATGTGTTTGCGGATCACCGTACACTTCCGACGTCGAAGCCTGAAAAATCCGGGCCTGATAATGCGCTGCAAGCTCAAGCAGATTGAGCGAGCCCATGACGCTCGTCTTCATCGTGTGAACCGGATCGGCCTGATAATGCGGCGGCGATGCCGGGCACGCCAGATTGTAAATCTCGTCTACCGGCAGATCAATCGGATGGACAATATCGTGGCGCACGAAGCTGAACGTGTCGTAACGCAGCAGATTGCGAATGTTCTCAAGCCGCCCTGTCGAAAAATTGTCGACACAGATGACAAAATTACCTTCGTTCAGAAGACGCTCGCAAAGATGAGAACCGAGAAATCCCGCGCCGCCTGCTACGAGAATACGCCGTGTTGCCATGCGCTCTGCAGATATACCCGATGATCTAAAGTTTATACTCACGAGAGCCTCCAACGCTACTAATTCACTTGCGCTATCTGGTAAAACGCAAAGCATTCCCGTCGGCGCGTTCGAATAGAAGCGCTCTGATCAATGGTTTTTTGCTTGCTTTACTCGATGATTGAAGATAGCGGCGCTGAAGACATGAGTCGTTAGCGTAGAATCCGGAAACTTATCCTTGCGTCCATTTTTGACGCCAGGCGGTCCCGGTCGCTGAAGAACCTATTCACAAGGTTTGATATGGATTGGCTTTTCCTCGGCCTTGCCCAGCTCGATACATTTTTGCCCTGAGCAGAACGTCCAGCCCCCGCCTGTCTTGCCGGAGGCAGCAAGAACGATTTCCCGGCGTGGAGGAATGTTTGGGTGATAGACATACCAGCCATTCTTGAGAACTGCATCTGCAGGCGGGTCCATGCCAGCGCCGGAGCCCTTGATCCGTGCCTCGGACAGGACCAGCCCCTGCGGCGTCACATTCCAGGACTCCTGCCACGGCACTTTCTCGACGCTGTGCATCCATGAGAGCAGAAAGCTTGTGGCGGCGATTTTCAGGACGCCGCCAGCCGTTGCAATGCAGACTGCCATCAACCTGATGACGCGACGACGGAAGGTCGCGATCTCCAGAAATGCCATACAAGAAAGGCCGCACAGGCCGCAAAGCCGAGCTCATCGCTAAACGGGTAGGTCGCGAGCATCAGAGCAATGGCCATGAAAGCCCATATGCGTTCCCACATATTCAGCGGTGTTCGAAGATGGCCGATGGCTGCGGCGCCCCAAAGCAGAATGCTGAGCAGCGCCTTGATGAACATATAGACAAAGGCAGGCCAGAAGCCGAATTTTTCGGAAAGAGGCCCGCCCTCCTGAAGCATGATAACCGGCTCGTACACTGCCATGAAGGGCACTGCAAAACCCGCAACCGCGATGCGGATCGCCTGCATGCCGATCTTCATGCCGGACTCTCGCGCAATCGGCGCTGCCGCAAAAGCTGCAAGCGCGACAGGCGGAGTGAGGTCGGCCATGATCCCGAAATAGAAGACGAACATATGCGACACCAGCAGCGGCACTTCGAGATGAAGGAGTGCCGGACCAGCGATCGAGGATGTGATGATGTAATTTGGAATGGTCGGAATGCCCATGCCGAGGACGAGGCAGGCCAGCATGGTCAGTACCAGCGAGAAGAAGAGCGAGTTTTCTCCGACACTGACGATCACGCGCGCGAAAGTCGATCCGGCACCGGTCAGCGCCAGAACGCCGATGATGACGCCGACCAGCGCACAGGCGATGCCCACGGGCAGCGCATTCTTGGCACCTTCCGCGAGGCTTTCGAGGCAAAGCCTCAGCGTTTCACGTCCGCCGCGCACCAGAAAGTTTATCGCGACCAAGAGTGCAACAAGACAGATGATCAGCGTGATGCCGCGCAGGACATAGCCGAAAATATTGAAGGTGGTGCCGAAAGCCGCAGCCGACATGACGCCGAGCGCGACCCAGAACAGCACGCGCAAAGGCATGGACATGGAGCCGGAAACCGGCACACCCAGAATGATGAGCGCGGTCAGGCTGAGGCCAACCGTGCCTGCAAAAAGCGGCGTATAACCGGAGAAAAGCAGCCAGACCAATGCGACCAGAGGCAGAACCAGAAACCAGCGCTTTCGGATTGCCTCCAGTGCGCTTGGCATTTCACTTTTGTTGAGGCCCTTCATCTTGAGACGGCGCGCCTCAAGATCAACCATCACGAAGACAGTTATGAAGTAGAGAATTGCAGGAACGATTGCCGCTTTGACGATCTCGACATAGGGCAGGCCGAGCGTTTCGGCCATGATGAACGCGACCGCACCCATGACCGGAGGCATGATCTGGCCTCCCATGGAGGCCACCGCTTCGACACCGCCGGCAAAGGCCGGACGGAAGCCGGAACGCTTCATGAGCGGAATGGTGAACGCGCCTGTCGTCACAACATTGGCGACGCCGGAACCGTTGATAGTCCCCATGAGTGCGGACGAGATTACCGAAACTTTTGCAGGCCCGCCCCGTGACGCGCCGACCGTTCCCATGGCAATATCGTTGAAGAGCTGGATCATGCCAGCGCGTTCGAGAAATGCCCCGAACAGGATGAAAAGGAAAATATAGCTCGACGAGACATAGATCGGCGTGCCGTAAATTCCCTCTGTTCCAAGGAAGAGAACCTCGACCACCTGCTCGAAATCATATCCGCGATGATTGAATGGATGCGGCAGATATTGCCCGAACAAACCGTAAGCCAAAAAGATCGCGCAGATGAGCGGCAAGGTCCAGCCCATCATCTTTTTCCCAGCCCAAAAGACGAGACCGACCACGAGAATGCCGATCACGATATCGAGCGTATTGGGTTCGCCAGCCCGGATCACCAGATCTTCGTAGAAAATCCAATGATAAAGGCTGAGCGCGAAGGCGACGATGGCGGCCAGCCAGAAGGCTGCTCGTTTGGCCGCGATCGTACTCGCATTGGCATAAAGGCCGAAGAGAAGCAGGAGCAGAAATCCGACATGGATGGAGCGGACCACCTGACTTGGCAAGGGTGAATAGGCAGAAGTCCAAAGCTGGAAAACCGAAAAAGCCACGGCGATGGCAAACAGGATTTTTGCGCCTGCGCCCGTACCCCAGGCGGGAATATGCTCAGCCGATTCAACGGCGCTGTTCTCGCTCTGCGTCATGAACGAACCTTCATCAGATTATGCAAGTTGAAATGAACAGTTACGGGAGCGATCCGATTGACAGGGATCGAGCGCCGTTGGCCGGAAAAGGGCGGTACCCGCGTAATCTCACTCGGGTACCGACTGCCGGGCAGGATTGCCGCCAGACTATTCGATGCCTTTTTCCTTGTAGTAACGCAGCGCGCCGGGATGAACCGGGACAGGTGAGACGATGGTGCTTTTGTCGAGCTTGATTGCCTTTGCCGAAGAATGGGCGGCAGTCAGCTGGTCGAGATTCTCAAACAGCCCCTTGGTCATCTGGTAGACCAGTTCCTCATCCATATCGGGACGAACGATCAGATAGTTGATCACGGAAGCGGTGACGACATCCTTGTCCTGCCCGCTATAGGTATCCGCCGGGATCGTGTTGACCTGATAGGGCGCGCCGATCTTCTCGATGACGTCTGCCGGAACCTCAACGACGTTGATGTCGACCGAATTGGCAAGATCACGCAGCGAGGCAACGCCAAGTCCGGAGGATTGCAAGGTTGCATCCAGCTGGCGGTTTTTCATGAGTTCGACAGATTCTGCAAAGGGCAGATACTCGATCTTGCCCAGATCGTCATAGGAAAGCCCGGCAGCCTCCAGAATGGTCCGCGCATTTAGTTCGGTTCCGGATTTCGGTGCGCCGACGGAAAGCCGCTTTCCCTTGAGATCGGCCAATGTCTTGATGCCGGATTCCTTGGAGGCGACGATCTGGACATAATTCGGATAGATTGCTGCAAGGGTGCTCAGATTGGTGAGCTTCTTCTTAAAACCGGCTGCTTCATTTCCTTCATAGGCATCACGCAGGGAGTCGCCCAGCGTGAACGCAACCTCGCCGCGGCCACTATTGATGAGGTTGATATTCTCGATGGATGCTTTTGTGGCCTGCACAGAAGGGCGCACATCGGGAATGCCCGAATAGATTTTTTCCATCGCGACACCCAGCGGATAGTAAACCCCGCTGGTACCGCCAGTCAGAATATTTACAAATTCCTCGGCCTTCGCTTGTGCCGCGCCCCAAACCAGCCCGAGCGCCGTCGCCAGAGAAACAGTCGTCTTCCGATTAAAGATTTGCATATTTCCTCCTCACTCCAATAGATTTTGCCGTTGTGCAAGTACCACAGCTAAGCGGGGAGCTTTTGCAAATCACTTCCCCCACCGCATTTCATAATGTCCTCCCACGGAACTGCGGAAACGCTATCGCATTCTGGAAGAAATCCCAAATGTTTTTGGTCGCTAAAACATCTTCTGTATAATTCTTTATTTTCTGTTGCGCGTTAATTCAGGATGACAAGTCTCCCCAACGGACTTGCATGCAAACAGTGAATGAAAACAGATAAATGGCGTGAGAGGATCACAACGCACATGGCGTTACTTTTAAAAATCGAGCCGACCCGATTTAAGCAGATCGAAATATGCTCACGAGCATTTCCAGTTTAACTTGAGCCATTGGAAATACTCTATCCAGTTGTTTTACGCGCATCATTTCCGAAAACCGCTGCGCACGTTTCGGAATGCGCTCTAACGCAGAATATCCGACAAACGCTTCTGCTCTTTGTCGACACGCTCAAGATTGAGGCCTGCCAGCAGATCGAGAATATGGGTCTTCATCAAGACCGCAGCCTCGCCGCTCTTGTGCTTTTCAATCGCGTCGACCAGCGCGTGGTGTGCATCGCACTGGCAGGTTGTCTCGCGCCGTTCCCAATAGAGCGAAATGATGAGCGAGGAACGCGGCAGCAGATCACCGACAAAACCCGCCAGAATCGAATGCCCTGAAATCTCGGCCAGATGCGTGTGAAAAAGCGCCGACAGCATGATAGCCTCGCTGTCGCGTCCAGCGTGAAGCGCCTCGTGTTCGTCGTGGAGATGCTGGCGTAGCTGCCTGACCTGCTTGGGCTTGATGACCTTCGCCGCAAGTGAAGCCACCTCCGGCTCGATCAGCAAGCGCGCCTCAAACACTTCGCGCGCTTCTTCGCGTGAGGGCTCGGCAACGAAAGCTCCGCGATTGGGTTCCAGACGCACAAGCCTGTCATGGGCCAGTGCCTGCAAGGCCGCGCGCACGAAGGCGCGGCTGACGGAATAGATCGTCGCCAGCTCGTCCTCCGGGAGCTTGGTCCCAGGAAGCAGACGATGGCTGACAACCGCATCGCGCAAGCCGTTATAGACCGGAAGCCAGCGGAGATTTCCGCCGCCGTTTTGGTCTGTCATGTTCGTCTCAGCCAGGGTCATCATCATCCAGTAGAAGCTGTAGAAATGGCGGAGGTGATCGGGCGATACACCATCCGCATATCCAATTTTTTGCTCGCTTACATATCGAACACAGGTCCCACGAGTGTCAACAATTTCGCCAGTTTTGATGCACAAACCCGGCTGAAATCATTCGGGACATCACGTTTTCGGATCAAATCCAACATCATTTATCAGTTTTGCGGCGAAAAAGGTTCAAAAATACCTTGAAAGCCCTTCATTCGCGGCAGTTGATAGCCTCCAAGTTTCGACGTTTTCAAGCCGAGTCCCACGAGGCTTTCGCACAGTTTCACCGCACAGGTTACGCCATCGATAACGGGCAGGCCGTGCTCTCTCGAAAGGGAAGCGGCAAGGTCAGCCATACCCGCGCAACCGAGCACAATCGCTTCGGCATGATCTTCCCGAACCGCCTTCGCGATTTCGTTCGAGACCTTGTGACGGGCATCCGAACCCGGAATTTCCAGATCGAGCACCGCCACATCGCTAGCCCGCACACGGGCGCAACGCGATATAAGGCCGTAGCGGGATAGGTTATGTTCGATGGCCGGTACCGAACGGGATAGCGTAGTGACGACGCTGAATTTTCCGGCAATCAGGCTTGCCATGTGAAATGCCGCCTCGCCGATACCGATCACCGGCATGGTTCCGGCACAGCGCGCTGCATCAAGACCGGTATCGTCGAAACAGGCGATGACACAGGCATCGGCAGTCGGGTGCTTCTGCATTTCCCCGATCATGCCGGGAATGGCAAAAACCTCGTCGAAATATCCTTCGATGCTTGGCGGACCGTCAAGCGGATTGGTCGCGATGATTGTTGTTTCGGCGTTTGCCACGCTGCGCGCAGCTTCGCCGATCTTGTGCGTCATCGATGCAGTCGTATTGGGGTTGATGACAAGTATTTCCATTTTCCTCAAACCATCAAAATATTTGTTGTCGTTCTGGATGGTCCAGAGCGCCTTTTCGGACACTCTGCCTAGTTCATTTTTCTGGAAGCGCTTCGGCCCGTCATCCGGCGCCGGTAGTCAAACCTCCCCACCCAGATAGAGTTTCTTGACCCGGTCGTCCGTCGCCAGTTCTTCCGAATTACCGGACAGAACAATCTTTCCGATCGTCAGGGCATAAGCGCGCTGCGAAATGCGCAGCGCCATACGCGAATTCTGCTCGACCAGAAGGACACTCACCTTTTCGTCGCGGTTGATAGCCACGATAGAGCGGGCGATATCCTGCACCAGCTTGGGCGCGACCCCGAGAGACGGCTCGTCCAGCAGCAGAAGCTTCGGCTTGGCCATGAGCGCGCGCCCGATAACCAGCATTTGCTGCTCGCCGCCACTCATCGTGCCCGCAGCCTGCGAATAGCGCTCTTTCAGGCGGGGGAACCACCCCAGAACCATCTCCAGCGTGTTGGCGATATCCGCCTTGCTTGAGCGGGTGAATGCCCCCATCATCAGATTGTCGCGCACGCTCATATAGGGAAAGACGCGGCGGCCTTCCGGTACCATGGCGATCCCCATCCTGACAATCTCGTCCGACCGGGTGCCATCGATCCGGCGACCCTCATAGTGGATTTCGCCCTTGCGGATCTTTTTCAGCCCTGTGATCGCCCGCAGGATCGAAGATTTTCCTGCACCATTGGCACCGATCAGCGCAACCGTCTCGCCCTCCTGAACGCTCAGGGAAACGCCCTTCAGTGCATAGACGTGATCGTAATAGAGTTCGGCATCGGAAACTTTGAGCAGCTCTGCCATGGTCAATATCCAATCGTTTCGTCTTCTGCACCGAGATAGGCTTCAATCACCTTCTCGTTTTCCTGGATTTGCTTCGGCGTTCCTTCCGCTATCTTCTGTCCAAAATTGATGACGACGATCCGGTCGGAAATATTCATCACCGCAGGCATATCATGTTCCACCAGCAACACCGTGACACCCCTGTCGCGGACCGCGCGCACCAATTCCACGGCCTTGACGGTTTCGTCATGATTCATCCCGGCAAAAGGTTCATCCAGAAGCAATATCTTCGGTTGCGTCGCCAGACCGATGGCGATGCCGAGTGCGCGCAAATGGCCATGCGGCAGGTTCTGCGCTACCTCGTCACGCTGCTTCCACAGCCC
This genomic interval carries:
- a CDS encoding UDP-glucuronic acid decarboxylase family protein, whose protein sequence is MATRRILVAGGAGFLGSHLCERLLNEGNFVICVDNFSTGRLENIRNLLRYDTFSFVRHDIVHPIDLPVDEIYNLACPASPPHYQADPVHTMKTSVMGSLNLLELAAHYQARIFQASTSEVYGDPQTHPQPEAYWGNVNSFGPRSCYDEGKRSAETLFYDFHKQYGVDIRIVRIFNTYGPRMRPDDGRVVSNFIVQALKGEEITIYGDGSQTRSFCYVDDLIEGFSRLMNSQLQKPVNLGNPGEFTVRELAEQIIALTGSASRIVYRPLPTDDPRQRRPDIMLAKRELGWEPQIALVEGLKQTIAYFERQLARPSGELFEVAR
- a CDS encoding DUF1850 domain-containing protein, giving the protein MAVCIATAGGVLKIAATSFLLSWMHSVEKVPWQESWNVTPQGLVLSEARIKGSGAGMDPPADAVLKNGWYVYHPNIPPRREIVLAASGKTGGGWTFCSGQKCIELGKAEEKPIHIKPCE
- a CDS encoding TRAP transporter permease, with product MTQSENSAVESAEHIPAWGTGAGAKILFAIAVAFSVFQLWTSAYSPLPSQVVRSIHVGFLLLLLFGLYANASTIAAKRAAFWLAAIVAFALSLYHWIFYEDLVIRAGEPNTLDIVIGILVVGLVFWAGKKMMGWTLPLICAIFLAYGLFGQYLPHPFNHRGYDFEQVVEVLFLGTEGIYGTPIYVSSSYIFLFILFGAFLERAGMIQLFNDIAMGTVGASRGGPAKVSVISSALMGTINGSGVANVVTTGAFTIPLMKRSGFRPAFAGGVEAVASMGGQIMPPVMGAVAFIMAETLGLPYVEIVKAAIVPAILYFITVFVMVDLEARRLKMKGLNKSEMPSALEAIRKRWFLVLPLVALVWLLFSGYTPLFAGTVGLSLTALIILGVPVSGSMSMPLRVLFWVALGVMSAAAFGTTFNIFGYVLRGITLIICLVALLVAINFLVRGGRETLRLCLESLAEGAKNALPVGIACALVGVIIGVLALTGAGSTFARVIVSVGENSLFFSLVLTMLACLVLGMGIPTIPNYIITSSIAGPALLHLEVPLLVSHMFVFYFGIMADLTPPVALAAFAAAPIARESGMKIGMQAIRIAVAGFAVPFMAVYEPVIMLQEGGPLSEKFGFWPAFVYMFIKALLSILLWGAAAIGHLRTPLNMWERIWAFMAIALMLATYPFSDELGFAACAAFLVWHFWRSRPSVVASSG
- a CDS encoding TAXI family TRAP transporter solute-binding subunit, producing MQIFNRKTTVSLATALGLVWGAAQAKAEEFVNILTGGTSGVYYPLGVAMEKIYSGIPDVRPSVQATKASIENINLINSGRGEVAFTLGDSLRDAYEGNEAAGFKKKLTNLSTLAAIYPNYVQIVASKESGIKTLADLKGKRLSVGAPKSGTELNARTILEAAGLSYDDLGKIEYLPFAESVELMKNRQLDATLQSSGLGVASLRDLANSVDINVVEVPADVIEKIGAPYQVNTIPADTYSGQDKDVVTASVINYLIVRPDMDEELVYQMTKGLFENLDQLTAAHSSAKAIKLDKSTIVSPVPVHPGALRYYKEKGIE
- a CDS encoding GntR family transcriptional regulator codes for the protein MTLAETNMTDQNGGGNLRWLPVYNGLRDAVVSHRLLPGTKLPEDELATIYSVSRAFVRAALQALAHDRLVRLEPNRGAFVAEPSREEAREVFEARLLIEPEVASLAAKVIKPKQVRQLRQHLHDEHEALHAGRDSEAIMLSALFHTHLAEISGHSILAGFVGDLLPRSSLIISLYWERRETTCQCDAHHALVDAIEKHKSGEAAVLMKTHILDLLAGLNLERVDKEQKRLSDILR
- a CDS encoding aspartate/glutamate racemase family protein, with the translated sequence MEILVINPNTTASMTHKIGEAARSVANAETTIIATNPLDGPPSIEGYFDEVFAIPGMIGEMQKHPTADACVIACFDDTGLDAARCAGTMPVIGIGEAAFHMASLIAGKFSVVTTLSRSVPAIEHNLSRYGLISRCARVRASDVAVLDLEIPGSDARHKVSNEIAKAVREDHAEAIVLGCAGMADLAASLSREHGLPVIDGVTCAVKLCESLVGLGLKTSKLGGYQLPRMKGFQGIFEPFSPQN
- a CDS encoding ABC transporter ATP-binding protein, with translation MAELLKVSDAELYYDHVYALKGVSLSVQEGETVALIGANGAGKSSILRAITGLKKIRKGEIHYEGRRIDGTRSDEIVRMGIAMVPEGRRVFPYMSVRDNLMMGAFTRSSKADIANTLEMVLGWFPRLKERYSQAAGTMSGGEQQMLVIGRALMAKPKLLLLDEPSLGVAPKLVQDIARSIVAINRDEKVSVLLVEQNSRMALRISQRAYALTIGKIVLSGNSEELATDDRVKKLYLGGEV